One Thermodesulfatator atlanticus DSM 21156 DNA window includes the following coding sequences:
- a CDS encoding CDP-alcohol phosphatidyltransferase family protein, with protein sequence MLTIPNFITLLRLFLVPVILASLWAHDYQRALLFFVIAGLSDALDGFLARRLNQKTLVGAILDPIADKTLIDSIYLAGAHLKILPAWLAGIVVGRDVFILTGFLILTLYTKKLEVRPTYLSKGTTVAQVSTIVITLAGFSFQEIFFYFTGILTILSGVHYLWIGVRFFHKNKRAGG encoded by the coding sequence ATGTTAACCATACCAAATTTTATAACCCTTTTGCGCTTATTTTTGGTGCCGGTTATTTTAGCAAGTCTTTGGGCTCACGACTACCAGAGAGCGTTACTTTTTTTTGTCATAGCAGGGTTAAGTGATGCCCTTGATGGCTTTTTGGCCAGGCGTTTAAATCAGAAAACCCTGGTCGGCGCCATTCTTGATCCCATTGCCGATAAAACTCTGATTGATTCGATCTACCTTGCAGGGGCGCATCTCAAAATTTTGCCTGCCTGGCTTGCCGGGATCGTCGTTGGCCGGGATGTTTTTATCCTGACAGGATTTTTAATTCTTACCCTTTATACCAAAAAACTCGAAGTAAGGCCTACTTACTTGAGTAAAGGGACAACTGTTGCCCAGGTATCAACAATCGTTATCACGCTGGCAGGCTTCTCCTTCCAGGAAATATTTTTTTACTTTACTGGGATTCTTACGATTCTTTCTGGAGTTCATTATTTGTGGATAGGCGTGCGTTTCTTTCATAAAAATAAAAGGGCAGGGGGCTAG
- a CDS encoding anthranilate synthase component II — MGIRLLVIDNYDSFTYNLVQLLGVMCEKLAKKSEVLVYRNDAISISEIEKLSPTHLIISPGPCTPKEAGISVPAIKHFAGKIPILGVCLGHQSIGMAFGGNIVRAKRLMHGKTSQIEHDGQGVFQGLPSPFEAMRYHSLVIEEKTLPAELVVTARDEEGEIMGVRHKEFPVEGVQFHPESIGTSLYAWKRLHRPPKDWDFESDELPEGVIILRNFLFPLKSA, encoded by the coding sequence ATGGGGATAAGACTTTTAGTGATAGACAATTACGATTCATTCACCTATAACCTAGTCCAGCTTCTGGGGGTAATGTGTGAAAAGCTGGCTAAAAAAAGCGAAGTCCTGGTATATCGCAACGACGCCATTTCCATTTCTGAAATAGAAAAGCTTTCCCCCACGCATCTTATTATTTCTCCTGGTCCTTGCACCCCTAAAGAAGCAGGGATCTCTGTCCCTGCTATCAAGCATTTTGCTGGAAAAATCCCTATTCTGGGGGTATGTCTTGGGCATCAAAGCATTGGCATGGCCTTTGGTGGCAATATTGTGCGCGCTAAACGCCTTATGCACGGCAAAACCTCCCAGATTGAACATGACGGCCAGGGTGTATTTCAAGGGCTTCCTTCACCCTTTGAGGCCATGCGCTACCATTCACTGGTGATCGAAGAAAAAACTTTGCCTGCTGAGCTAGTGGTTACGGCAAGGGACGAAGAAGGCGAAATAATGGGGGTACGGCACAAAGAATTTCCAGTAGAAGGGGTTCAGTTTCATCCAGAGTCCATTGGAACCTCTCTTTATGCCTGGAAACGCTTACACCGTCCGCCTAAAGACTGGGACTTTGAATCGGACGAATTGCCAGAAGGTGTGATCATCTTGCGCAATTTTCTGTTTCCGCTAAAATCCGCCTAA
- a CDS encoding Wzz/FepE/Etk N-terminal domain-containing protein encodes MEKEQKAPPPYTPPYYEEDEIDLYELWLTLKKRKAVIFITTFIFVIFACVYLFVAKDIYKIKFALQAQEASVYEISQGIETISTLIKEGRYDELRKVLNIKNPKNIISISSRIPRNNKEIVEVTLESTNNQELLPLQKHIAIYLAKIPTIKNKIELRREILTKEIKNLERQIRNIEELKKEILKKSKLSDNEIKGITELELLLKDLQSSYLEKYSELQNLKPFFLITTNVAPTKPYKPKKKLILAVSIVSGLFLGMFLAFFLEWLENAKKRKSENP; translated from the coding sequence ATGGAAAAAGAACAAAAAGCACCGCCTCCCTACACGCCACCTTACTATGAAGAGGACGAGATAGACCTCTACGAGCTCTGGCTCACACTTAAGAAGAGAAAGGCTGTCATTTTTATAACAACCTTTATTTTTGTCATTTTTGCCTGCGTCTATCTTTTTGTGGCAAAAGATATTTACAAAATAAAGTTTGCATTACAGGCTCAAGAAGCATCAGTTTACGAGATAAGTCAGGGGATAGAAACAATTTCAACACTTATAAAAGAAGGACGCTATGATGAACTAAGAAAAGTCTTAAACATAAAAAATCCCAAGAATATTATTTCAATTTCAAGTCGAATTCCTAGAAACAATAAGGAAATAGTCGAAGTAACTTTAGAAAGCACTAACAACCAAGAACTTCTTCCACTTCAAAAACATATTGCAATCTATCTTGCCAAAATTCCGACTATTAAAAATAAAATTGAACTTAGGAGAGAAATCTTAACCAAAGAGATTAAAAATTTAGAAAGACAAATTAGAAACATCGAAGAATTGAAAAAAGAAATTTTGAAGAAAAGTAAATTGAGCGATAATGAAATAAAAGGAATAACCGAACTTGAGCTTTTATTGAAAGACTTGCAAAGTTCTTATCTCGAAAAATATAGCGAACTCCAAAATTTAAAGCCCTTCTTTCTAATTACAACTAACGTTGCCCCTACTAAGCCTTACAAGCCCAAGAAAAAACTCATTTTGGCAGTTTCTATAGTATCAGGCCTTTTTTTGGGAATGTTTCTTGCCTTCTTTTTAGAATGGCTTGAAAACGCTAAAAAAAGAAAGTCAGAAAATCCTTAA
- the trpE gene encoding anthranilate synthase component I, whose amino-acid sequence MILGQTIPDKKTFLELAKEANLIPVYQEVLVDMETPISLFYKVHVGHYGFLLESIEGGEKWARFSFIGVNPFLIFRSRGQNITLMDRHGERRFQAQDPFETLRKLISQFKAATIPGLPRFFGGAVGFLSYDTVRFMERLPDTLPETTGFSDIHLMFPEILLVYDRLKHTLLVIYNARINEGVHPEAAYERARTEIEAMVRRVRGPLIYPPANPVEKETSLKPEIPREKFHEMVRKAKEYIQAGDVIQVVLSQRFSGENHIRCFDLYRALRKINPSPYLFYLRLGDETLIGSSPEILVRLEEGIIEVRPIAGTRPRGRTETEDLALAEDLLHDQKERAEHLMLVDLGRNDVGRVATYGSVDVYELMVIERYSHVMHLVSGVRGELLPGKDMFDVLKASFPAGTVSGAPKIRAMEIIEELEHAKRGPYAGAVGYFGFSGNMDFCIAIRTLFQKGTRLYLQAGAGIVADSDPEKEYQETINKARGMMKAIELAQGGL is encoded by the coding sequence ATGATTTTAGGGCAAACTATACCAGACAAAAAGACCTTTCTTGAGTTAGCCAAAGAAGCCAATCTTATCCCTGTTTACCAGGAAGTCCTGGTTGATATGGAAACCCCTATCTCACTTTTTTACAAAGTCCATGTGGGCCATTATGGATTTTTGCTCGAAAGTATCGAAGGTGGCGAAAAATGGGCCCGCTTTAGCTTTATAGGGGTAAATCCTTTTTTAATCTTTCGCTCCCGCGGACAAAATATCACCCTGATGGACCGCCATGGCGAAAGACGTTTTCAGGCACAAGACCCATTTGAAACCCTGCGCAAGTTAATTTCACAGTTCAAAGCAGCCACTATCCCGGGCCTCCCGCGTTTTTTTGGGGGAGCGGTGGGCTTTCTCTCTTATGACACCGTCCGTTTTATGGAAAGGCTCCCTGACACGCTTCCTGAAACCACGGGGTTTTCAGATATTCACCTTATGTTTCCTGAAATTCTTCTGGTTTATGACCGCTTAAAGCACACGCTTTTGGTGATTTATAACGCACGTATCAATGAAGGCGTTCACCCAGAGGCTGCTTACGAACGGGCACGCACTGAAATCGAAGCCATGGTGAGACGAGTGCGCGGGCCGCTAATTTATCCTCCAGCAAATCCAGTAGAAAAAGAAACCTCTTTAAAACCCGAAATCCCCCGAGAAAAATTCCACGAAATGGTGAGAAAGGCCAAGGAATATATTCAGGCTGGTGACGTTATCCAGGTAGTCCTTTCCCAGCGTTTTTCAGGTGAAAACCACATCAGGTGTTTTGACTTATATCGCGCCCTTCGCAAGATTAATCCTTCGCCTTATCTTTTTTACCTTCGCCTAGGGGATGAAACCCTTATCGGCTCATCTCCTGAGATATTGGTACGCCTTGAAGAAGGTATAATTGAAGTGCGCCCCATTGCAGGCACTAGACCCCGCGGGCGCACAGAAACCGAAGACCTGGCCCTGGCAGAAGACCTTTTGCACGATCAAAAAGAAAGGGCTGAACACTTAATGCTGGTTGACCTTGGCCGCAACGATGTCGGTCGTGTGGCCACCTACGGCAGCGTAGACGTGTACGAACTTATGGTTATTGAAAGGTACTCCCACGTAATGCATCTGGTCTCAGGGGTACGTGGCGAGCTTCTACCCGGGAAAGACATGTTTGACGTGCTTAAGGCCTCTTTCCCCGCGGGCACAGTTTCAGGAGCACCCAAAATACGGGCCATGGAAATAATCGAAGAGCTTGAACATGCCAAGCGTGGGCCATATGCCGGAGCGGTAGGATACTTTGGTTTTTCAGGGAATATGGATTTTTGTATTGCCATTAGAACGCTTTTCCAAAAAGGCACCCGTCTTTATCTCCAGGCAGGCGCTGGAATCGTGGCAGACTCTGATCCTGAGAAGGAATATCAGGAAACCATAAACAAAGCCCGTGGAATGATGAAAGCCATTGAATTAGCCCAGGGAGGGCTTTAA